Proteins encoded in a region of the Burkholderiales bacterium genome:
- a CDS encoding amidase family protein: MSNFDLHEATVAGVHQALASGAITCAELTTRYLERIEAYNLKGPTLRAILTVNPRALETAAEMDRQYKANPNAVGSLHCIPVILKDNFNTADMPTTGGNVSMKDSVPASDAFTVARMRRAGALILAKANLQEFARGGMSVSSLGGQVLNPYDLTRTPGGSSGGTGVAIAANMAILGTGSDTGQSIRSPASANNLVGIRPTRGLVSRAGVIPNSLTQDEIGPIARTVTDAALLLDVMAAYDPADPITALSTGRVPKSYTELLNRDALRGARIGVMTNLMGSAERHQEVNKVMEDVAAKMAALGATLVRFDLPAYDKLAGAVATSQYEARTVMDRYFATLPPNAPVKTFADLVAAKKSAVQKTLEAEIAIVDGMNSAAYKDRTLNREKLKILVANKMAELKLDAILYPLQKILVAKVTDADQLERNGTLSNGTGFPAVTFPGGFSAPTASAPLGVPVGAELLGLDYTEARLLAYAYAFEQAYKPRKPPVSTPPLSQGR; the protein is encoded by the coding sequence ATGTCCAACTTCGATCTCCATGAAGCCACCGTCGCCGGCGTACACCAGGCGCTCGCGAGCGGTGCCATCACCTGCGCCGAGCTGACGACGCGCTACCTCGAGCGCATCGAAGCCTACAACCTCAAAGGCCCGACGTTGCGCGCGATCCTCACGGTCAATCCGCGCGCGCTGGAAACCGCGGCCGAGATGGATCGGCAATACAAGGCGAACCCGAACGCCGTCGGTTCGCTGCACTGCATCCCGGTCATCCTCAAGGACAACTTCAACACCGCCGACATGCCGACGACGGGCGGCAACGTCAGCATGAAAGACTCGGTGCCGGCGAGCGACGCGTTCACGGTCGCGCGCATGCGCAGGGCCGGCGCACTGATCCTCGCCAAGGCGAACCTCCAGGAATTCGCGCGCGGCGGCATGTCGGTCAGCAGCCTCGGCGGGCAGGTGCTCAACCCGTACGATCTCACGCGCACGCCGGGGGGATCGAGCGGCGGCACGGGTGTCGCCATCGCGGCGAACATGGCGATCCTCGGCACCGGCAGCGACACCGGCCAGTCGATACGCTCGCCGGCCTCGGCGAACAACCTCGTCGGCATACGCCCGACGCGCGGCCTCGTCAGCCGCGCCGGGGTCATCCCGAACAGCCTCACGCAGGACGAGATCGGCCCGATCGCGCGCACCGTGACCGATGCGGCGCTGCTGCTCGACGTCATGGCGGCCTACGACCCCGCCGACCCGATCACGGCGCTGTCGACGGGGCGCGTCCCGAAGTCGTATACCGAGCTTCTGAACAGGGACGCGCTGCGCGGCGCTCGTATCGGCGTGATGACGAACCTGATGGGCAGCGCCGAGCGCCATCAGGAAGTGAACAAGGTGATGGAGGACGTCGCTGCGAAAATGGCCGCGCTCGGTGCGACGCTCGTGCGCTTCGATCTTCCCGCATACGACAAGCTCGCCGGCGCCGTCGCGACTTCGCAGTACGAAGCGCGCACGGTGATGGACCGCTATTTCGCGACGCTGCCGCCGAACGCACCGGTGAAGACGTTCGCCGACCTCGTCGCCGCGAAGAAGTCGGCGGTGCAGAAAACGCTCGAAGCGGAGATCGCGATCGTCGACGGCATGAACAGCGCCGCGTACAAGGACCGCACGCTGAATCGCGAGAAGCTCAAGATACTGGTCGCGAACAAGATGGCGGAGCTCAAGCTGGACGCGATTCTCTATCCACTGCAAAAGATCCTCGTCGCCAAAGTGACCGACGCGGATCAGCTCGAGCGCAACGGTACGCTGTCGAATGGAACGGGTTTTCCGGCGGTGACGTTCCCGGGCGGGTTCTCGGCGCCCACTGCGAGTGCGCCGTTGGGCGTGCCGGTGGGCGCGGAGCTGCTCGGGCTCGACTACACCGAAGCGAGGCTGCTCGCGTACGCCTACGCGTTCGAGCAGGCGTACAAGCCGCGCAAGCCGCCGGTCAGCACCCCACCGTTATCGCAAGGGCGTTGA
- a CDS encoding glutathione S-transferase, producing the protein MKYELYYWPGIQGRGEYVRLALEDAGADYVDIALAPEKKGGGVPALMRYLAGEDIARPPYAPPFLKAGRRIVGQTANILFYLGPRLGLAPRDADGRLWTNQLQLTIADLVAEAHDVHHPVASGLYYEQQKREAKRRAKDFIEARIPKYLGYFERVLQRNTRGSGLVGATITYADLSLAQVVAGLRYAFPKAAKAAFDSYPRVMALHDEVFARPRLKRYLKSKRRLKFNRQDIFRHYPELDR; encoded by the coding sequence ATGAAATACGAGCTCTACTACTGGCCCGGCATCCAGGGCCGCGGCGAATACGTGCGCCTCGCGCTCGAAGACGCGGGCGCGGACTACGTCGACATCGCGCTGGCGCCCGAGAAGAAAGGCGGCGGCGTTCCCGCGCTGATGCGTTACCTGGCAGGCGAGGACATCGCGCGCCCGCCGTACGCGCCGCCCTTTCTGAAAGCCGGCCGCCGGATCGTCGGCCAGACGGCGAACATCCTCTTCTACCTCGGTCCCAGGCTCGGGCTCGCGCCGCGGGATGCAGACGGCCGGCTCTGGACCAACCAGCTCCAGCTCACGATCGCGGACCTCGTCGCCGAGGCGCACGACGTGCACCATCCGGTCGCGAGCGGCCTCTATTACGAGCAGCAGAAGCGCGAAGCGAAACGCCGCGCCAAAGACTTCATCGAAGCGCGCATCCCCAAATACCTCGGCTATTTCGAGCGCGTGCTCCAGCGCAACACCCGCGGCAGCGGCCTCGTCGGTGCGACCATCACGTACGCGGATCTGTCGCTCGCGCAGGTCGTCGCGGGATTGCGCTACGCTTTTCCGAAGGCCGCCAAGGCCGCCTTCGACAGTTACCCCAGGGTGATGGCGCTCCACGACGAAGTCTTCGCGCGGCCGCGGCTCAAGCGCTATCTCAAATCGAAGCGGCGGCTGAAGTTCAACCGGCAGGACATCTTCCGGCACTATCCCGAGCTCGACCGATGA
- a CDS encoding VWA domain-containing protein gives MPEAEDVIVDAARHATAYAMDLWRRNRVRPDVPGVELRDVRERLSLFVEAAVAVTAPIRAAFAPPARTLLSRMFGGAERRARSEAVPGTDGAAIHLPARLNGAIDEALDVYRVAALQQAVRIRRGTADVFPWRAPAIVQDLYLASEAAAVDAMLAQALPGFARALRRARAVALRSRADAHRDEAGAVESLYRTYLSGGTFPQRDARTARRSLAWAQAQAQALAGSGRYRALLPDVFLGAVLRADAAPSGSCAAADADASARPAITRPMTRRPRARRAQDDEDDDGAGLWMIQPSAPNEHVEDAMGLQRPVDKQPDADLAGTAESIADLEALRLVSTPGSTREILTADDESIVRAAAAVPPAPSQAGRLAYPEWDYTVGAYNERAAVVRVIDAHQGPDAWVDGTIRRHRPTLARVRRRFEALRARRSVQHAQPEGDDLDLNAFVGSHADRRARLPRNERVYLTSRPARRDFAVLLLIDVSASTESWCGGAHRIIDLEKEALVIVAAALDALRVPFAIQAFSGCGPGDVRVRDVKRFDERYGRDIGRRIGALEPDEYTRTGAALRHAAATFMRQPAYRRLMLLVSDGKPNDCDRYEGRYGVEDARQALAEARLQRIAPYCVTVERHASRHLAPLFGAGNYTVVSAPEQLSAALLDWLRTVSVALA, from the coding sequence GTGCCTGAAGCCGAAGACGTCATCGTCGATGCCGCGCGGCACGCGACGGCGTACGCCATGGATCTGTGGCGCCGCAACCGCGTGCGCCCGGACGTGCCCGGCGTCGAGCTGCGCGACGTGCGCGAGCGGCTCTCGCTGTTCGTCGAGGCGGCCGTCGCGGTCACCGCCCCGATCCGCGCAGCGTTCGCGCCCCCTGCGCGTACGCTGCTCTCGCGCATGTTCGGCGGCGCCGAGCGCCGAGCGCGATCCGAAGCGGTGCCCGGCACCGACGGCGCGGCGATCCACCTGCCGGCGCGGCTGAACGGCGCGATCGATGAGGCGCTCGACGTCTATCGCGTGGCGGCGCTTCAGCAGGCCGTCCGCATTCGCCGCGGCACGGCCGACGTTTTTCCGTGGCGCGCCCCGGCGATCGTGCAGGACCTGTATCTCGCGAGCGAAGCGGCCGCCGTCGACGCAATGCTCGCGCAGGCATTGCCGGGCTTCGCACGCGCGTTGCGGCGCGCGCGCGCGGTCGCGCTGCGGTCCCGCGCCGACGCGCACAGGGACGAGGCGGGCGCCGTCGAGTCGCTGTACCGCACGTATCTGAGCGGCGGGACGTTTCCGCAGCGCGACGCCCGCACCGCCCGGCGCTCGCTCGCGTGGGCGCAAGCGCAGGCGCAGGCGCTTGCCGGTTCCGGTCGCTACCGCGCACTGCTGCCCGACGTGTTCCTCGGCGCCGTGCTGCGCGCCGATGCGGCGCCTTCCGGGTCGTGCGCGGCTGCGGACGCCGACGCGTCTGCTCGCCCGGCGATCACCCGGCCCATGACGCGGCGCCCGCGAGCACGCCGCGCGCAGGACGACGAGGACGACGACGGCGCCGGGCTGTGGATGATCCAGCCCTCGGCGCCCAACGAGCACGTCGAGGACGCGATGGGCTTGCAGCGTCCCGTGGACAAACAGCCCGATGCCGATCTCGCGGGCACCGCCGAGTCGATCGCCGATCTCGAGGCGCTGCGTCTCGTGTCGACGCCCGGCAGCACGCGCGAAATCCTGACCGCCGACGACGAATCGATCGTGAGGGCCGCGGCTGCGGTCCCGCCCGCGCCTTCACAGGCCGGGCGACTGGCGTATCCCGAATGGGATTACACCGTCGGCGCCTACAACGAGCGCGCCGCGGTGGTGCGCGTGATCGACGCACACCAGGGCCCCGACGCGTGGGTAGACGGCACGATACGCCGTCACCGGCCGACGCTGGCGCGCGTCCGGCGCCGGTTCGAGGCGCTGCGGGCGCGCCGATCGGTGCAGCACGCGCAGCCCGAAGGCGACGACCTCGACCTGAACGCGTTCGTGGGCAGCCACGCCGATCGTCGCGCACGCCTGCCCCGCAACGAGCGCGTATACCTCACGAGCCGCCCGGCGCGCCGCGATTTCGCGGTGCTCCTGCTGATCGACGTGAGCGCCTCCACCGAAAGCTGGTGCGGCGGGGCGCATCGCATCATCGATCTCGAGAAAGAAGCTCTCGTCATCGTCGCGGCGGCGCTCGACGCGTTGCGCGTGCCGTTCGCGATTCAGGCGTTCAGCGGCTGCGGTCCGGGCGACGTGCGCGTGCGCGACGTGAAGCGGTTCGACGAACGCTACGGCCGCGACATCGGACGGCGCATCGGCGCGCTCGAGCCCGACGAGTACACACGCACCGGCGCGGCGTTGCGGCACGCCGCGGCGACGTTCATGCGCCAGCCGGCGTATCGCAGGCTCATGCTGCTCGTGTCGGACGGCAAACCCAACGACTGCGATCGCTATGAAGGCCGTTACGGTGTGGAAGACGCGCGCCAGGCGCTCGCGGAGGCGAGGCTCCAGCGCATAGCGCCGTACTGCGTGACCGTGGAGCGCCATGCTTCGCGGCACCTCGCGCCGCTCTTCGGCGCCGGCAATTACACCGTCGTGAGCGCGCCCGAGCAGCTTTCCGCGGCGCTTCTCGACTGGCTGCGCACGGTCAGCGTCGCCCTGGCGTGA
- a CDS encoding alpha/beta fold hydrolase, translating into MASTPLRIPAADGHELAGRLETPTATPRAYALFAHCFTCSKDSKAAAYIGQALAARGIAVLRFDFTGLGASGGEFADSSFSSNIEDLVCAANYLKERYGPAQILIGHSLGGAAVLAAAGRIPEARAVATLGAPYDPRHVEHLIRNKDELRTKGEATVDIGGRPFHIRRDFLEDLARHDPSKHVGELHKALLILHSPRDAIVEIDNAAKIYAAAKHPKSFVSLDNADHLLTKQEDAAYVAEILSAWATRYIEAAPQESIPGVRVVEAGHGKFAQDVYAGRHRLRADEPVSVGGFDSGPNPYDLLCAALGACTSMTVRLYADHKKLPLTRVSVDLKHGKVHEADCEHCEESGAKIDHIDRVLTIEGDLDAAQKAKLLEIADKCPVHRTLHSKIRIETRLAD; encoded by the coding sequence ATGGCATCGACCCCGCTGCGCATACCGGCCGCCGACGGACACGAGCTCGCAGGTCGCCTCGAGACGCCCACCGCCACGCCGCGCGCTTACGCGCTCTTCGCACACTGCTTCACGTGCTCCAAGGATTCGAAAGCCGCCGCTTACATCGGCCAGGCGCTCGCCGCGCGCGGCATCGCGGTGCTGCGCTTCGACTTCACCGGGCTCGGCGCGAGCGGCGGCGAGTTCGCCGATTCGAGCTTTTCCTCGAACATCGAAGACCTCGTGTGTGCGGCGAACTATCTCAAGGAGCGCTACGGTCCGGCGCAGATCCTGATCGGCCACAGTCTCGGCGGCGCGGCGGTGCTCGCAGCCGCGGGCCGCATCCCGGAAGCGCGCGCGGTGGCCACGCTGGGCGCGCCGTACGACCCGCGTCACGTCGAGCATCTCATCCGGAACAAGGACGAGCTGCGCACCAAAGGCGAAGCGACCGTCGACATCGGCGGCCGGCCTTTCCACATCCGCAGGGATTTTCTCGAGGATCTCGCGCGTCACGATCCGTCGAAACACGTCGGCGAGCTGCACAAGGCGCTGCTGATCCTGCACTCGCCCCGCGACGCGATCGTGGAGATCGACAACGCCGCGAAGATCTACGCCGCGGCCAAGCACCCCAAGAGCTTTGTCTCGCTCGACAACGCCGACCACCTCCTGACGAAACAGGAAGACGCCGCGTACGTCGCCGAGATCCTGTCGGCGTGGGCCACGCGCTACATCGAAGCCGCGCCGCAGGAGAGCATCCCCGGCGTGCGCGTCGTCGAGGCGGGGCACGGCAAGTTCGCGCAGGACGTCTACGCCGGCCGCCATCGCCTGCGCGCCGACGAGCCGGTGTCGGTGGGCGGCTTCGACAGCGGCCCCAATCCCTACGATCTCTTATGCGCCGCGCTCGGCGCGTGCACGTCGATGACGGTGCGGCTGTACGCCGATCACAAGAAGCTCCCGCTCACGCGGGTCAGCGTGGATTTGAAGCACGGGAAAGTGCACGAAGCCGACTGCGAGCACTGCGAGGAGTCGGGCGCGAAGATCGACCACATCGACCGCGTGCTGACGATCGAAGGCGATCTCGACGCCGCTCAGAAAGCGAAGCTGCTCGAGATCGCCGACAAGTGTCCGGTGCATCGGACACTGCACTCGAAGATACGGATCGAAACCCGGCTGGCGGACTGA